In a genomic window of Leucoraja erinacea ecotype New England chromosome 8, Leri_hhj_1, whole genome shotgun sequence:
- the LOC129699304 gene encoding complement component C1q receptor-like: protein MLLLLLLLLMLGSLSAVTGNLPLPSHTLCVADACYTAYLHRKTFHPASESCKYNGGKLATVGDAGEDELIHRLLSGFPAGRRAKSRFWLGLHLPPRHCYQHHRPLRGFQWTAGGGETAYSNWAREPLSTCTAHRCVHLVNSSSPGGANYKWMDGSCSHAMDGYLCKFSFRGMCPRVELGGPGSVTYTPPFRAEILSSPLIPFGSLAVVSCAVGSPAQVYMLCVELEPQSYGWSKNGSFCLPASGCDLDNGGCAQICVSGEGGDGGGGGAGGDSHRCQCKAGYQLEADQRSCEPRDPCKGHQCQFQCVGHLLEYQCVCPSGYRLAGDGRNCVDLDECAGRPCHHTCLNTDGSYRCQCRAGYRLQAGARSCADIDECASSPCHGTCSNTMGSFECSCSPGSKLGQDGVSCLPTDRATTPHISATTVGDRSPTTLAPLVLHAVDSATPRPGTSSAQPEETRGRLRLSSLAAETRGPGLSAVTSPSWDGDQIQDRSPGLSWFLRGALVSVAVLLLVLCAVGFTLCLRHRLLKKKESNAGDYYSWVEAAGQSKFRAPYVKCSRSRDNYIEIEASQTEV, encoded by the coding sequence atgctgctgctgctgctgctgctgttgatgCTCGGCTCGTTGTCCGCGGTGACTGGGAACCTGCCTCTGCCCTCTCACACGCTGTGCGTGGCCGATGCGTGTTACACGGCATATCTGCACAGGAAGACCTTCCACCCAGCCTCGGAAAGTTGCAAATACAACGGAGGCAAACTGGCCACCGTCGGGGACGCCGGCGAAGACGAGCTGATCCACCGACTCTTGTCCGGGTTCCCCGCCGGCCGGCGGGCGAAGAGTAGGTTCTGGCTGGGGCTGCATCTACCCCCGAGGCACTGCTACCAACACCACCGGCCGCTGAGAGGCTTCCAGTGGACGGCCGGGGGAGGGGAGACGGCTTATTCCAACTGGGCGAGGGAGCCTTTGAGCACTTGCACGGCGCACAGGTGCGTCCACCTAGTGAACAGCTCCAGCCCCGGCGGCGCCAACTACAAGTGGATGGACGGGTCCTGCAGCCACGCTATGGACGGTTACCTGTGCAAGTTCAGCTTCAGGGGTATGTGCCCGCGGGTGGAGCTGGGCGGCCCGGGCTCGGTCACCTACACCCCGCCGTTTAGGGCCGAgatcctctcctcgcctctcatCCCCTTCGGTTCCCTGGCGGTCGTATCGTGCGCCGTGGGCTCGCCTGCCCAGGTCTACATGCTGTGCGTGGAACTGGAGCCTCAGAGTTACGGCTGGTCGAAGAACGGCTCCTTCTGTCTCCCCGCTTCGGGCTGCGACCTGGACAACGGCGGGTGCGCTCAGATCTGCGTGAgcggagaagggggagacggtggtggtggtggggcaggAGGAGATAGCCACCGGTGCCAGTGCAAGGCTGGGTACCAGCTGGAAGCAGACCAACGCTCCTGTGAGCCGCGGGACCCGTGCAAGGGCCACCAGTGCCAATTCCAGTGCGTGGGCCACCTGTTGGAGTACCAGTGCGTCTGCCCGTCGGGCTACCGGTTGGCCGGAGACGGACGCAATTGCGTGGACCTGGACGAGTGCGCCGGTCGCCCCTGCCACCACACCTGCCTCAACACCGACGGTTCCTACCGGTGCCAGTGCAGAGCCGGCTACCGGCTCCAAGCAGGCGCTCGCTCCTGCGCCGATATCGACGAGTGCGCGTCCAGCCCCTGCCATGGGACTTGCTCCAACACGATGGGCAGCTTCGAGTGTTCCTGCAGTCCGGGGAGCAAGCTGGGGCAAGACGGAGTGAGCTGTCTCCCGACTGACCgggccaccaccccccacatctcGGCCACCACGGTGGGAGACCGGAGTCCCACAACACTCGCTCCTCTGGTGCTCCACGCTGTTGACTCGGCCACCCCTCGCCCTGGGACCTCCTCCGCTCAGCCAGAAGAAACCAGAGGTCGTCTCAGGCTCAGCAGCTTGGCGGCGGAGACGCGTGGCCCGGGCTTGTCCGCCGTTACTTCTCCCAGCTGGGACGGGGACCAGATCCAGGACCGCTCCCCCGGCCTGTCGTGGTTCCTGAGGGGCGCGCTGGTCTCTGTCGCCGTCCTCCTGCTAGTGCTGTGCGCGGTGGGGTTCACCCTGTGCCTTCGCCACCGGCTGctcaagaagaaagagagcaacgCCGGGGACTACTACAGCTGGGTTGAAGCGGCGGGACAATCCAAATTCAGGGCTCCGTATGTCAAGTGCAGCCGCTCAAGGGACAACTACATCGAGATCGAAGCCAGTCAAACCGAAGTATAG
- the LOC129699306 gene encoding uncharacterized protein LOC129699306, protein MMTCSSCHIPYRIETRPNSGGRGRLLTEEQERAVVNMVRARNDIRLREIRQNILDDEDLFRNVEAISLPTIASVLKRHQVSLKQLYRVPFERNADRVKQLRIEYVQRVMALDADENHHKFVFVDEAGFNLARTRRRGRNLIGQRATIQVPARRGANISMCAAISEDGVVGRRSLIGAYNAERLIAFLDELTLVCRAVGVIYVIVWDNVRFHHAHLVQAWFQAHPQFLTVYLPPYSPFLNPIEEFFSTWRWKVYDRHPHQQVTLLQAMDNACDDITADQCQAWIRHARRYFPRCLANENIYADVDENLWPNPQDRVDGG, encoded by the exons ATGATGACATGTTCTTCCTGTCATATTCCCTACAGAATTGAGACTAGACCCAATAGTGGAGGCAGAGGCAGACTCCTCACTGAGGAACAGGAACGGGCTGTGGTCAACATGGTCCGGGCCAGAAATGACATTCGGCTTAGAGAAATCAGACAGAACATCCTGGACGATGAAGATCTCTTCAGGAATGTGGAAGCCATAAGTTTGCCGACCATTGCAAGTGTTCTGAAAAGGCACCAGGTGTCCCTCAAACAGTTGTACCGTGTGCCTTTTGAAAGAAATGCAGACAGAGTGAAGCAACTGAGGATTGAGTATGTTCAG AGGGTGATGGCCCTGGATGCGGATGAAAATCATCACAAATTTGTTTTTGTGGATGAGGCAGGCTTCAACCTGGCCAGGACAAGGAGGAGAGGGCGAAATTTAATTGGCCAGCGGGCAACCATACAAGTACCTGCACGACGTGGGGCCAACATCAGTATGTGTGCGGCGATATCAGAAGATGGTGTGGTAGGGCGTAGATCTCTGATTGGCGCATATAATGCAGAGCGCCTTATTGCATTTCTTGATGAGCTAACTCTAGTCTGTAGAGCTGTTGGTGTAATTTATGTCATTGTGTGGGACAACGTCAGGTTCCACCACGCTCATCTGGTGCAGGCATGGTTTCAGGCCCATCCACAGTTCCTCACTGTGTACTTGCCCCCATACTCTCCTTTCCTTAACCCCATTGAGGAATTTTTCTCCACATGGAGGTGGAAAGTGTATGATCGGCATCCGCATCAAcaagtgacccttcttcaggccatggACAATGCCTGCGATGACATTACAGCAGACCAGTGTCAGGCCTGGATTCGCCATGCGCGAAGGTACTTTCCAAGATGTTTGGCAAACGAAAACATCTATGCGGATGTGGATGAGAACCTGTGGCCCAATCCACAAGACAGGGTTGATGGGGGATGA